One Pontibacter deserti genomic region harbors:
- a CDS encoding LutC/YkgG family protein: MYEAKTKEIVLRKVREALAKPAPFLPPTPDFTSPLHHANTDDMSVLFVESFLKNSGVFFYCEKEEDFFDQLYTFKQEQNIQHLYVWEANLQKALYHAGIEYTDSEQDFIRNAEASLTTCEALITRTGSMLVSSANAGGRRLSVYPEIHMVVAKASQLVPDIKDGLQHVRNKYKENFPSMVSLVSGPSRTADIEKTLVMGAHGPKQLVLFLIDDLPH, from the coding sequence ATGTACGAAGCAAAAACAAAAGAAATAGTTTTAAGAAAAGTAAGAGAGGCGCTGGCTAAGCCAGCGCCTTTTCTGCCTCCTACCCCTGATTTCACATCACCGCTCCACCACGCAAATACCGATGATATGTCGGTACTGTTTGTAGAGAGCTTCCTGAAGAACAGCGGCGTCTTTTTTTACTGCGAAAAAGAAGAAGATTTCTTCGATCAGCTTTACACGTTTAAGCAGGAGCAAAACATACAGCATCTATATGTATGGGAGGCTAACCTGCAAAAAGCGCTGTACCATGCAGGTATAGAGTATACTGATTCGGAGCAGGATTTTATACGTAACGCTGAAGCCAGCTTAACTACCTGCGAAGCTCTTATAACCCGAACAGGCAGTATGTTAGTAAGCTCGGCTAATGCCGGAGGCAGGCGACTAAGCGTTTATCCGGAAATACATATGGTAGTGGCGAAGGCCAGTCAGTTGGTACCGGATATCAAAGACGGTTTGCAACACGTGCGCAACAAGTATAAAGAAAACTTCCCGTCGATGGTGAGTTTGGTAAGTGGGCCGAGCCGTACTGCCGATATTGAAAAAACACTGGTAATGGGTGCTCATGGTCCTAAACAGCTCGTACTTTTCCTGATAGATGACCTTCCGCATTGA
- a CDS encoding GNAT family N-acetyltransferase produces the protein MTGNYRFSLLTAQEMPELRQVFLEAFADYFVPIQLTEQQFQAKLKRESINPGFCVGAYAGSKMVGFILTGLGEYKGIPTAYNAGTGVLPAHRGHNLTSEMYTYLIPKLRESGVEQCVLEVIQENAAALKSYKDTGFEITRSLDCFRGLKNELLLAGDEPEGVTITTVTKPTWSVYQHCCDAEPTWQNTATAISHSPDDKIYLEARAEDGEVMGFAAFFPKTGAIAQLAVLPGKRGQGTGKALLREVLNQTTAPALMLINVDADAVAFTSFLKRRNFTRFLGQYEMIMPLVQV, from the coding sequence ATGACTGGAAACTATAGATTCTCTCTACTTACAGCACAGGAAATGCCGGAACTGCGCCAGGTATTCCTGGAAGCTTTTGCCGACTATTTTGTACCCATACAACTTACGGAACAACAGTTTCAAGCCAAGCTGAAGCGGGAAAGTATAAACCCTGGTTTTTGTGTGGGAGCTTATGCTGGCAGTAAGATGGTAGGGTTTATACTTACAGGCCTTGGCGAATACAAAGGCATACCAACTGCTTACAATGCAGGTACTGGTGTGCTGCCGGCCCACCGAGGGCACAATCTTACCAGCGAAATGTATACTTACCTTATACCTAAGTTGCGCGAAAGCGGGGTTGAGCAATGTGTGCTGGAAGTGATACAGGAAAATGCCGCTGCTCTGAAATCTTATAAGGATACCGGATTTGAAATAACGCGGTCACTTGACTGCTTCAGAGGGTTGAAAAATGAGCTGCTGTTAGCTGGCGACGAGCCGGAAGGAGTTACCATTACTACTGTAACAAAGCCAACCTGGAGTGTTTACCAACATTGCTGTGATGCAGAGCCGACCTGGCAGAATACTGCTACAGCCATTTCTCATAGTCCTGATGATAAGATTTATTTGGAAGCAAGAGCTGAAGATGGTGAGGTAATGGGGTTCGCTGCATTCTTCCCGAAGACAGGTGCCATTGCTCAGTTAGCTGTACTGCCGGGCAAAAGAGGGCAGGGGACAGGTAAAGCCCTGTTAAGAGAAGTATTAAACCAGACTACTGCTCCGGCACTGATGCTGATAAATGTTGATGCAGATGCTGTAGCTTTTACATCTTTCCTGAAGCGGCGAAACTTCACAAGATTTTTGGGGCAATATGAAATGATAATGCCGCTGGTACAAGTATAA
- a CDS encoding UDP-2,3-diacylglucosamine diphosphatase has protein sequence MTFRIDQLAPGKKVYFASDFHLGVPDAATSKAREHKIVRWLDQVKHDAAAILLLGDIFDFWFEYRHTIPKGFIRLQGKLAEITDAGIPVLFFTGNHDMWMFDYFPTELNIPVLRDPISTTINGQTFYIGHGDGLGPGDHTYKIIKKVFANKACQWAFARIHPNLGIGIANMWSRKSRISNVKKDEKFLGEDEWLVQYCREVEKEQHHDYYIFGHRHLPLDLHIGDRSRYVNLGEWVNFCSYGVYDGQNLTLEHFEA, from the coding sequence ATGACCTTCCGCATTGATCAATTAGCACCGGGTAAGAAAGTATACTTTGCGTCTGATTTCCATTTGGGTGTGCCCGATGCAGCTACCAGCAAAGCACGTGAGCATAAAATCGTGCGCTGGCTCGACCAGGTAAAACACGATGCTGCAGCTATACTTCTGTTAGGCGATATTTTTGATTTCTGGTTTGAGTATCGCCATACGATTCCCAAAGGTTTTATCAGGTTACAGGGCAAACTGGCTGAAATAACCGATGCCGGTATACCTGTGCTGTTTTTCACGGGGAATCATGATATGTGGATGTTCGATTACTTTCCGACAGAACTGAACATACCTGTACTGCGCGACCCTATCTCGACAACTATAAATGGCCAGACTTTTTATATTGGTCATGGAGATGGCTTAGGCCCCGGCGACCATACCTACAAAATCATCAAGAAGGTGTTTGCAAATAAAGCCTGCCAATGGGCTTTTGCACGTATCCACCCGAACTTAGGTATAGGTATAGCCAATATGTGGTCACGAAAGAGCCGCATCAGCAATGTTAAAAAAGATGAGAAGTTCTTAGGCGAAGACGAGTGGCTGGTGCAGTATTGCCGTGAGGTAGAAAAAGAACAGCATCATGATTATTATATCTTCGGGCACCGACACCTGCCTTTAGATCTGCATATCGGCGACCGCAGCCGTTATGTAAATCTTGGAGAATGGGTCAATTTTTGCTCTTATGGTGTTTACGATGGCCAGAATCTAACTTTAGAGCATTTTGAAGCTTAA
- a CDS encoding gliding motility lipoprotein GldH has protein sequence MYKTLVCWAAALLLLLSSCDPARVYEQNIDLPENSWAIDNAPVFELEIKDQAQKHAVFVNVRYNLEYDFYNLYLQHELIGPDGKQVSKKLHEVLLMDSKTGKPLGKGSSDTFDLQQLILDDVTFPKAGKYKLKITQYMRRDPLPHIQAIGIRIATK, from the coding sequence ATGTATAAGACTCTTGTATGCTGGGCAGCTGCCTTATTGTTGCTGCTTTCATCCTGCGACCCGGCTCGTGTTTACGAACAGAACATAGATTTGCCGGAGAACAGCTGGGCTATAGATAACGCACCTGTTTTTGAGCTTGAGATAAAGGATCAGGCACAGAAGCATGCGGTTTTCGTGAACGTGCGGTATAACCTGGAGTACGATTTTTATAACCTGTACCTGCAGCACGAACTTATAGGGCCAGACGGAAAACAGGTATCCAAAAAGCTGCATGAAGTGTTGCTGATGGATTCTAAAACAGGTAAGCCGCTTGGCAAAGGTTCTTCTGATACTTTTGACCTGCAACAGCTTATCTTAGATGATGTTACGTTCCCTAAGGCAGGCAAGTATAAGCTTAAAATCACGCAGTACATGCGTCGCGATCCATTGCCACACATTCAGGCTATAGGTATCAGAATAGCGACTAAATAG
- a CDS encoding DMT family transporter: MAWVYLILAGICEIGWAFGLKYSEGFTKIGVSVVTVVVMILSFVLLSQAMKELPLGTAYGIWTGIGAAGTAILGIVFLNEPRDLIRILCILMIIAGVVGLKIFSGEAK, from the coding sequence ATGGCGTGGGTGTACCTTATTCTGGCAGGGATATGTGAAATTGGCTGGGCTTTCGGGCTAAAGTATAGCGAAGGCTTTACCAAAATAGGTGTGAGCGTAGTAACAGTAGTGGTAATGATCCTGAGTTTTGTGCTGCTGTCGCAGGCCATGAAAGAATTGCCGCTGGGTACTGCTTATGGTATCTGGACAGGAATTGGCGCAGCCGGCACGGCTATACTTGGTATTGTGTTCCTGAACGAGCCCCGCGACCTGATCAGAATTCTCTGTATCCTGATGATTATTGCAGGCGTTGTTGGCTTGAAGATTTTTTCAGGGGAGGCGAAATAA
- a CDS encoding lipopolysaccharide biosynthesis protein, which yields MLRKLLSHAAIYGLAAQGPRLAGVLALPVVTRYLTPADYGVAGIITAYAAVFAMLQSLGLSVVLVNSYARQPQRYTWIWRQLNGFVTLWSLVYGLLVLLALYFLVPAEGAAHRLEITLLNGLPIILFAMTDMQCNLYYQLKQKPLPVAIRSFIVGVLGVGLNVYTIAYLRLGYMGWFYAAFISAAVGFILNSYSIYIQQQLWPIFNFKWHRIKHSLGVSLPVVPHNLANFMLDTSDRLVLDVLRVPVQKIGLYNVAASFGTYFLITSMAISQAASPFYLKYLAQQQDKAAALQVRRLTFALQVLFLLATSLGCLWMREIFILLIKNEALQQAYPLAIIILMGYNFRPMYSVVYNTLTYREHTNKLWRISVAAGAGNVLLNFILVPIFGYQAAAYTTFAALMYMGYAGFYMKAFKASTQVSYYPVLWLSLTVSMLFIVYNIAAVAIMVKVILTAVAGTLGIVAAIVYQRRLQVQDSKENIS from the coding sequence ATGCTTCGGAAATTACTGTCACATGCGGCTATTTATGGTTTGGCAGCCCAGGGCCCTCGTTTAGCAGGCGTACTGGCGCTTCCGGTCGTAACGCGGTATTTAACCCCCGCTGATTATGGTGTGGCAGGCATTATTACAGCTTATGCGGCAGTATTTGCCATGCTGCAAAGTCTGGGGTTGTCGGTAGTGCTGGTAAACAGTTACGCCAGGCAACCACAACGTTATACCTGGATCTGGCGCCAACTCAATGGCTTTGTAACTCTCTGGTCGCTGGTTTATGGTTTACTGGTGTTGCTGGCCTTATACTTTCTTGTTCCCGCCGAAGGTGCTGCACATCGCTTGGAGATAACGCTGCTGAACGGTCTCCCCATTATACTTTTCGCGATGACGGATATGCAGTGCAATCTGTATTATCAACTAAAACAAAAACCTTTACCTGTAGCAATTAGGTCGTTTATAGTGGGTGTGTTGGGTGTTGGTTTAAATGTGTATACTATTGCTTACCTGCGCCTTGGGTATATGGGGTGGTTTTATGCTGCTTTTATCTCTGCTGCAGTCGGGTTTATACTTAACAGTTATAGTATCTACATACAGCAACAACTATGGCCGATTTTTAATTTTAAATGGCATCGCATTAAACATTCGCTTGGTGTGTCGTTGCCGGTAGTGCCGCACAACCTGGCTAATTTTATGCTGGATACCTCCGACAGGCTGGTGCTGGATGTGCTGCGTGTGCCTGTACAGAAGATTGGTTTGTACAATGTTGCAGCCAGCTTTGGTACCTATTTCCTGATCACGTCTATGGCTATTTCGCAGGCGGCATCACCTTTTTACCTAAAGTACCTGGCACAACAGCAAGACAAAGCGGCTGCGTTGCAGGTTCGGCGCCTGACCTTCGCATTGCAGGTACTTTTCCTATTGGCTACTTCACTGGGATGCCTCTGGATGCGCGAGATATTTATCTTATTAATTAAAAACGAAGCGCTGCAGCAGGCTTACCCGTTAGCCATAATTATTTTAATGGGGTATAACTTCAGGCCGATGTATTCTGTGGTGTACAATACCCTTACCTACCGGGAGCACACAAATAAACTCTGGCGTATATCGGTAGCGGCAGGTGCAGGTAACGTACTGCTTAATTTTATACTTGTGCCGATTTTTGGCTACCAGGCAGCGGCTTATACTACTTTTGCCGCACTTATGTACATGGGCTATGCCGGATTCTACATGAAGGCGTTTAAAGCTTCCACGCAGGTTTCGTATTACCCTGTATTATGGCTTAGCCTTACGGTTTCGATGTTGTTTATAGTTTACAACATAGCAGCTGTTGCCATTATGGTTAAGGTTATACTTACAGCAGTGGCAGGTACCCTGGGAATTGTAGCAGCTATAGTTTACCAGAGAAGGCTGCAGGTACAAGATAGCAAAGAAAATATAAGCTAG
- the ricT gene encoding PSP1 domain-containing protein, producing the protein MGCNSCSSGGCGTSDKPGGCKSNGGCSTGGCNRLNVFDWLSDMEIPVSFEEFDIVEVRFKGGRKDFYRNNNRLDLTTGDAVVVDVPNGHHIGFVSLKGELVRLQMMKKKVDNNEEIRSIYRIATEQDMEKFNEVRDLEGGAMYRSREIIQQLSLRMKLSDVEYQADKSKATFYYSADDRVDFRDLIKKLAEEFKVRIEMRQISLRHEAGRLGGIGSCGRELCCSTWLTDFKSVSTTAARYQNLSLNPSKLSGQCGRLKCCLNYELETYMEALKDIPTVNRPLQTQNGDAFLQKTDIFKKMMWFGFKGDNNWYPVPVERVQEILELNSKGIAVDSLLKEAPEEPKQNEFVAQVEGNLERLDDKYKAKKKKKKKKKKPQDGEIAVAEAAPAQVKERRSETEPREGEQRRNRSPRPDNRNRNREGGQENRESRGERDNRGNREQREGGRPEQENRGNRERREREGGRGERENRERGNREPRAQAQPATDGQQAQQPKKQKSRKPFRNKKPDQNKPNTNV; encoded by the coding sequence GTGGGTTGTAATTCATGTTCCAGTGGCGGATGCGGCACCAGCGATAAACCGGGTGGCTGCAAAAGCAACGGCGGCTGCAGCACAGGAGGCTGTAACCGTTTGAATGTGTTCGACTGGCTCAGCGATATGGAAATTCCCGTTTCGTTTGAGGAGTTCGATATTGTAGAAGTAAGATTTAAAGGAGGCCGCAAGGACTTCTATCGCAATAATAACAGATTAGATTTAACAACCGGCGATGCCGTGGTAGTAGATGTTCCTAACGGACATCATATTGGCTTTGTATCATTGAAAGGTGAATTAGTGCGCCTGCAAATGATGAAGAAGAAAGTAGATAATAACGAGGAAATCCGAAGCATCTACCGCATTGCCACCGAGCAGGACATGGAGAAATTCAATGAAGTCCGTGACCTGGAAGGTGGAGCCATGTACCGCTCACGTGAGATCATACAGCAGCTGAGCCTGCGCATGAAGCTTTCGGATGTAGAGTACCAGGCTGATAAAAGCAAAGCCACGTTTTATTATTCTGCCGACGATCGCGTAGACTTTCGTGACCTGATCAAAAAGTTGGCGGAGGAGTTTAAGGTACGCATTGAAATGCGCCAGATAAGCCTTCGCCATGAAGCCGGCCGCCTGGGTGGTATCGGCTCATGTGGTCGTGAGTTATGCTGCTCTACCTGGCTCACTGATTTTAAGAGTGTATCTACTACAGCGGCCCGTTACCAGAACCTTTCGCTTAACCCAAGTAAACTTTCCGGACAGTGTGGCCGCCTGAAGTGCTGCCTGAACTATGAGCTGGAAACATACATGGAAGCGCTTAAAGATATACCAACAGTAAACCGCCCGCTGCAGACACAGAACGGAGATGCGTTTCTGCAAAAAACTGACATCTTTAAAAAGATGATGTGGTTTGGCTTTAAGGGCGACAATAACTGGTATCCTGTGCCGGTAGAGCGTGTACAGGAAATACTGGAGCTGAACAGCAAAGGTATAGCCGTAGATTCTTTACTGAAAGAAGCTCCGGAAGAGCCGAAGCAGAACGAATTTGTAGCGCAGGTAGAAGGTAACCTGGAACGTCTTGATGACAAGTATAAGGCCAAGAAGAAAAAGAAGAAGAAAAAGAAAAAGCCACAGGATGGTGAAATAGCTGTAGCTGAAGCCGCGCCTGCTCAGGTAAAGGAAAGAAGGTCGGAAACGGAACCACGTGAAGGCGAGCAACGCCGAAATCGTAGCCCAAGACCTGATAACAGAAACCGTAACCGCGAAGGTGGCCAGGAAAATCGTGAGTCGCGTGGCGAACGTGATAATCGTGGCAACAGAGAGCAACGGGAAGGTGGACGACCTGAACAGGAGAACCGAGGCAATCGGGAGCGCAGAGAACGTGAGGGTGGCCGTGGCGAACGCGAGAACCGTGAGCGTGGTAACCGTGAGCCTAGAGCACAGGCACAGCCCGCCACAGATGGCCAGCAGGCACAACAACCTAAAAAGCAAAAGTCGAGAAAACCGTTCCGAAACAAAAAGCCGGATCAGAATAAACCGAATACAAATGTATAA